In Thermosynechococcus sichuanensis E542, a single genomic region encodes these proteins:
- the pyrR gene encoding bifunctional pyr operon transcriptional regulator/uracil phosphoribosyltransferase PyrR codes for MAGEVVEILSADDLRRTVTRLASQVVEKARDALDTLVLLGIHTRGVPLAKLLGQQVEQLEGVSLPIGELDITFYRDDLDRIGPRTPRQTLIPVDLSGRIVVLVDDVIFSGRTIRSALNAVHDYGRPSAIWLLVLIDRGHRELPIHPDFTGKVLPTARDEVVKVLLQGIDQRDGVELWKPY; via the coding sequence ATGGCTGGTGAAGTCGTTGAAATTCTCAGTGCCGATGATCTACGGCGCACTGTTACGCGCTTAGCCTCCCAAGTGGTGGAGAAGGCTCGCGATGCCCTCGACACATTGGTGTTGCTGGGGATTCATACCCGTGGGGTTCCCCTTGCCAAGCTCTTGGGGCAACAGGTTGAACAACTGGAAGGGGTGAGCCTCCCCATTGGCGAATTGGATATTACGTTTTATCGTGATGACTTGGATCGCATTGGCCCGCGCACACCGCGTCAGACTTTGATTCCCGTGGATCTCTCTGGGCGGATTGTGGTCTTGGTGGATGATGTGATTTTTAGTGGCCGCACTATTCGCTCTGCCCTCAATGCTGTCCATGACTACGGTCGCCCCAGTGCCATTTGGTTATTGGTACTGATCGATCGCGGGCACCGCGAATTGCCAATTCACCCCGACTTTACCGGTAAAGTGCTGCCCACCGCTCGCGATGAAGTGGTCAAGGTACTCTTGCAGGGGATTGATCAGCGGGATGGGGTAGAGCTATGGAAACCCTATTAA
- the shc gene encoding squalene--hopene cyclase, translated as MPTPLAAAIDPKQLQQAIRASQDFLFSQQYAEGYWWAELESNVTMTAEVILLHKIWGTEQRLPLAKAEQYLRNQQRDHGGWELFYGDGGDLSTSVEAYMGLRLLGVPATDPALVKARQFILARGGISKTRIFTKLHLALIGCYDWRGIPSLPPWIMLLPEGSPFTIYEMSSWARSSTVPLLIVMDRKPVYAMDPPITLDELYAEGRANVVWELPRQGDWSDVFIGLDRVFKLFETLNIHPLREQGLKAAEEWVLERQEASGDWGGIIPAMLNSLLALRALDYAVDDPIVQRGMAAVDRFAIETETEYRVQPCVSPVWDTALVMRAMVDSGVAPDHPALVKAGEWLLSKQILDYGDWHVKNKKGQPGGWAFEFENRFYPDVDDTAVVVMALHAVKLPAENLKRRAIERAVAWIASMQCRPGGWAAFDLDNDQDWLNAIPYGDLKAMIDPNTADVTARVLEMVGRCQLAFDSSALDRALAYLRNEQEPEGCWFGRWGVNYLYGTSGVLAALSLVAPRYDRWRIRRAAEWLVQCQNADGGWGETCWSYNDPSLKGKGDSTASQTAWAIIGLLAAGDATGDYATEAIEKGIAYLLQTQRADGTWHEDYFTGTGFPCHFYLKYHYYQQHFPLTALGRYARWRNLLAS; from the coding sequence ATGCCAACTCCACTTGCCGCTGCCATTGACCCAAAGCAACTCCAACAGGCGATTCGCGCCAGCCAAGACTTTCTCTTTTCACAGCAATATGCCGAGGGCTACTGGTGGGCGGAATTGGAGTCGAATGTGACCATGACCGCAGAGGTGATCCTCCTCCACAAAATCTGGGGCACCGAGCAGCGGCTCCCCTTGGCTAAAGCGGAACAGTACTTGCGCAACCAGCAGCGGGATCACGGTGGTTGGGAGCTGTTTTATGGCGATGGTGGCGATCTCAGCACCAGTGTGGAAGCCTACATGGGACTGCGGCTCTTGGGCGTACCCGCAACGGATCCAGCCTTGGTGAAGGCACGTCAATTTATCCTTGCACGCGGTGGCATTAGCAAGACCCGCATCTTTACCAAACTGCACCTTGCCCTCATTGGCTGCTATGACTGGCGGGGGATTCCCTCTCTGCCCCCTTGGATCATGCTTCTGCCAGAGGGTAGCCCCTTCACCATTTATGAAATGTCCAGTTGGGCACGCAGCAGCACCGTGCCGCTGTTGATTGTCATGGATCGCAAGCCCGTTTATGCCATGGATCCGCCCATTACCCTCGATGAACTCTATGCCGAAGGGCGGGCAAATGTGGTCTGGGAGCTGCCCCGCCAAGGTGATTGGAGTGATGTCTTTATTGGTCTTGATCGCGTCTTCAAACTCTTTGAAACCCTGAACATTCATCCCCTCAGAGAACAGGGGCTAAAAGCTGCCGAAGAATGGGTGCTGGAGCGTCAAGAAGCTAGTGGCGACTGGGGCGGCATTATTCCGGCGATGCTCAACTCCCTATTGGCGTTGCGTGCCCTTGACTATGCTGTGGATGACCCCATTGTGCAGCGGGGCATGGCAGCAGTGGATCGCTTTGCCATTGAAACAGAGACCGAGTATCGCGTGCAGCCCTGTGTCTCCCCAGTTTGGGATACTGCCTTGGTCATGCGCGCCATGGTGGATTCAGGGGTTGCTCCAGATCATCCCGCCCTAGTCAAAGCTGGCGAATGGCTGCTCTCCAAGCAAATCCTCGACTATGGGGACTGGCACGTAAAAAACAAAAAAGGTCAGCCGGGGGGATGGGCCTTTGAATTTGAGAATCGCTTCTATCCCGATGTGGATGATACAGCGGTGGTGGTGATGGCGCTCCATGCGGTGAAGCTACCGGCTGAAAACCTAAAACGGCGAGCCATTGAGCGAGCGGTGGCTTGGATTGCCTCAATGCAGTGTCGGCCGGGGGGCTGGGCAGCCTTTGATTTGGACAATGACCAAGATTGGCTCAATGCCATTCCCTACGGCGATCTCAAGGCAATGATTGACCCGAATACTGCTGATGTCACGGCACGGGTACTGGAGATGGTGGGGCGGTGTCAGTTGGCCTTTGACAGTAGCGCCCTCGATCGCGCCCTCGCTTACTTGCGCAATGAGCAGGAACCGGAAGGCTGTTGGTTTGGCCGCTGGGGAGTGAACTATCTCTATGGCACCAGCGGGGTTTTAGCTGCCCTCTCCCTTGTTGCCCCTCGCTACGATCGCTGGCGCATTCGCCGTGCCGCTGAGTGGTTGGTGCAGTGTCAAAATGCCGATGGCGGTTGGGGTGAGACTTGCTGGAGCTACAATGACCCTTCCCTTAAGGGCAAAGGGGATAGCACTGCTTCCCAAACGGCGTGGGCAATTATTGGCCTTTTGGCCGCTGGCGATGCCACGGGGGACTATGCCACAGAAGCCATTGAAAAGGGGATTGCTTACCTTCTTCAGACCCAGCGCGCCGATGGCACATGGCATGAGGATTACTTCACTGGCACTGGCTTTCCTTGCCACTTTTACTTGAAGTACCACTACTACCAGCAGCACTTTCCACTGACGGCCTTGGGGCGCTATGCCCGCTGGCGCAATCTGTTGGCCAGTTAG
- the uvrB gene encoding excinuclease ABC subunit UvrB — translation MTSTPFRIHAPFEPTGDQPQAIQKLVAGVRAGHRFQTLLGATGTGKTHTIARVIEALGRPTLVLAHNKTLAAQLCNELRSFFPENAVEYFISYYDYYQPEAYIPVTDTYIEKSASINEEIDMLRHSATRSLFERRDVIVVASISCIYGLGIPAEYLKAAIPLEVGSETDLRQLLRQLATIQYSRNDVELGRGRFRVKGDVLEIGPAYEDRIIRVEFFGDEIEAIRYVDPLTGETLQSVERLNIYPAKHFVTPAERLEAACKAIEAELEERVAELEAENKLLEAQRLSQRTRYDLEMLRQVGYCNGVENYSRHLAGRAAGEPPECLIDYFPEDWLLVVDESHVTVPQIRGMFNGDQARKKVLIDHGFRLPSAADNRPLKAEEFWQKVKQCIFVSATPGDWELTVSAGHVVEQIIRPTGVVDPEIFVRPTQGQVDDLYGEIRLRCDRQERVLVTTLTKRMAEDLTEYFQERGVRVRYLHSEINAIERIEILEALRQGDFDVLVGVNLLREGLDLPEVSLVAILDADKEGFLRAERSLIQTIGRAARHVRGQAILYADTLTDSMQKAIQETERRRAIQLAYNQAHGITPQPIVKKTSNAILAFLDVSRRLNAESVPILSSQTLQELSLEDIPQLIQDLEAKMKAAAQELAFEEAARYRDQIKRLRDRLVGHP, via the coding sequence ATGACCAGTACTCCCTTTCGGATTCACGCTCCCTTTGAACCCACGGGGGACCAACCCCAAGCCATTCAAAAGCTAGTCGCTGGCGTACGGGCAGGACATCGCTTCCAAACACTGTTGGGGGCAACGGGCACCGGCAAAACCCACACGATCGCCCGCGTTATTGAGGCCCTTGGCCGCCCAACCCTTGTGCTGGCTCACAACAAAACCCTTGCGGCGCAACTGTGCAATGAACTGCGCTCCTTTTTTCCAGAAAATGCCGTGGAGTACTTTATTTCCTACTATGACTACTATCAACCGGAGGCCTACATTCCCGTCACCGATACCTACATCGAAAAAAGTGCCTCCATTAACGAAGAAATTGATATGCTGCGGCACTCGGCTACCCGCTCCCTCTTTGAACGGCGGGATGTGATTGTGGTTGCCTCGATTAGTTGCATCTACGGTTTAGGCATTCCAGCGGAGTATCTCAAAGCAGCGATTCCCCTAGAGGTGGGCAGTGAAACGGATCTGCGACAACTGCTGCGGCAATTGGCCACCATTCAATACAGTCGCAACGATGTCGAACTGGGGCGGGGGCGCTTTCGCGTGAAGGGGGATGTGCTGGAGATTGGCCCTGCCTATGAAGATCGCATCATTCGCGTCGAGTTCTTTGGGGATGAAATTGAAGCGATTCGCTATGTGGATCCGCTGACGGGGGAAACGTTGCAGAGCGTAGAACGCCTGAATATCTATCCCGCGAAGCACTTTGTCACCCCTGCTGAACGCCTTGAAGCGGCCTGCAAAGCAATTGAGGCGGAACTTGAAGAGCGAGTGGCTGAGCTAGAGGCAGAAAATAAGCTACTGGAGGCGCAACGTCTCAGTCAACGCACCCGCTATGATCTCGAAATGCTGCGGCAGGTGGGCTACTGCAATGGTGTGGAAAACTACTCACGCCATCTCGCAGGCCGGGCAGCGGGAGAACCGCCGGAGTGTTTGATTGATTATTTTCCTGAGGATTGGCTCCTAGTGGTGGATGAGTCCCATGTGACGGTACCGCAAATTCGTGGGATGTTTAATGGCGACCAAGCGCGGAAAAAAGTGCTGATTGATCACGGCTTTCGGTTGCCCAGTGCGGCGGATAATCGCCCCCTGAAGGCGGAGGAATTTTGGCAAAAGGTGAAGCAATGTATTTTTGTCTCGGCAACCCCCGGCGATTGGGAATTGACGGTGTCTGCAGGGCACGTTGTCGAGCAAATTATTCGGCCAACGGGGGTCGTGGATCCAGAAATTTTTGTCCGTCCCACCCAAGGCCAGGTGGATGATCTCTATGGGGAGATTCGCTTGCGGTGCGATCGCCAAGAGCGGGTGCTGGTGACCACTCTCACGAAACGAATGGCCGAAGATCTCACGGAATACTTCCAAGAACGGGGGGTGCGAGTGCGCTATCTGCACTCAGAAATCAATGCCATTGAGCGCATTGAGATTCTGGAAGCCCTCCGCCAAGGGGACTTTGATGTGCTGGTGGGGGTCAACCTGTTGCGGGAGGGACTGGATTTACCAGAGGTGTCCTTGGTGGCAATCCTTGATGCGGATAAAGAGGGCTTCCTGCGGGCGGAGCGATCGCTGATTCAAACCATTGGTCGCGCTGCACGGCACGTGCGGGGACAGGCGATTCTCTATGCCGACACCCTCACCGACAGTATGCAAAAAGCCATCCAAGAAACGGAGCGCCGCCGTGCCATTCAACTGGCCTACAACCAAGCCCACGGCATTACTCCCCAGCCCATTGTCAAGAAAACCAGTAATGCCATCTTGGCCTTTTTGGATGTCTCTCGCCGCCTCAATGCCGAGTCAGTGCCCATTTTATCTTCCCAAACTTTACAGGAACTGAGCCTAGAGGACATCCCCCAACTGATCCAAGACCTTGAGGCGAAAATGAAGGCGGCTGCCCAAGAATTGGCCTTTGAGGAGGCCGCCCGCTACCGCGATCAAATTAAGCGTTTGCGCGATCGCTTGGTGGGGCACCCCTAG
- the apcB gene encoding allophycocyanin subunit beta, protein MRDAVTTLIKNYDSTGRYLDRDAVDSLRSYFNSGAVRVKAAAVINADAAAIVKEAGSALFTEQPELIQPGGNAYTTRRYATCLRDMDYYLRYATYAIVAGDVDVLNERVLEGLRETYNSLGVPIGPTVRGIQIMKEIVRDRVAAAGIEDTSIVEQPFDYMCRQLSEVNI, encoded by the coding sequence ATGCGTGATGCCGTCACCACACTGATTAAAAACTATGACTCCACCGGTCGCTACCTCGATCGCGATGCTGTTGACAGTTTGCGCTCCTACTTTAATTCCGGTGCGGTACGGGTTAAAGCGGCGGCAGTGATCAATGCCGATGCCGCAGCCATTGTTAAGGAAGCGGGTTCTGCCCTCTTCACAGAGCAGCCGGAACTGATTCAACCCGGCGGCAATGCCTATACCACCCGCCGCTACGCCACCTGCCTGCGGGATATGGACTACTACCTGCGCTATGCCACCTACGCCATTGTGGCCGGAGATGTGGATGTCCTCAACGAGCGTGTCCTTGAAGGTCTGCGGGAAACCTACAACTCCCTTGGGGTGCCCATTGGGCCAACGGTGCGCGGCATTCAAATCATGAAAGAGATTGTGCGCGATCGCGTCGCCGCTGCTGGCATTGAAGACACCAGTATTGTTGAACAACCCTTTGACTATATGTGCCGCCAACTGAGTGAAGTGAATATCTAG
- a CDS encoding M48 family metallopeptidase, with protein sequence MKKQRWFLLFASLVCGVAIALHPVAAQAQNLWQRLLLQGIQVIQLSNISPRQEVALGQQIHEQMLRQGMRLVRNPAAQNYVNSIGARLVNVGERRGLPYQFHIIQDRQVNAYATMGGFVYVTTGLMLRAENEAELASVIAHEIGHIDQRHVIRQLQQMAIAQGLITAAGLDRDRGLQMAMELAFRRPRSREQELEADRYGLGLLARSNYDPRAMVTFLQKLQREGGAPPTILSTHPAPRDRQLIAENLIRSGLSNECVVTPQPLCGTDTLAYQQQLRSF encoded by the coding sequence GTGAAAAAACAACGTTGGTTTCTCCTCTTTGCCAGCTTGGTCTGTGGGGTGGCGATCGCCCTCCATCCGGTGGCTGCACAGGCACAAAATCTCTGGCAGCGGTTACTGTTGCAGGGGATTCAGGTCATCCAACTATCCAATATCTCGCCCCGCCAAGAGGTGGCCTTGGGGCAACAGATCCATGAACAGATGCTACGGCAAGGGATGCGCCTTGTTCGCAATCCTGCGGCGCAAAACTATGTGAATAGCATTGGTGCCCGCTTGGTCAATGTCGGCGAACGTCGAGGTTTGCCCTATCAATTTCACATCATCCAAGACCGCCAAGTGAATGCCTATGCGACAATGGGGGGCTTTGTCTATGTGACCACTGGGCTAATGCTGCGGGCAGAAAATGAGGCGGAACTGGCCAGTGTCATTGCCCACGAAATTGGCCACATTGATCAGCGCCATGTGATTCGTCAACTGCAACAAATGGCGATCGCCCAAGGCTTAATAACGGCTGCGGGTTTGGATCGCGATCGCGGGCTACAAATGGCCATGGAACTTGCCTTTCGGCGTCCTCGCAGTCGTGAGCAGGAACTAGAAGCCGATCGCTATGGGCTGGGTCTATTGGCTCGCAGTAACTACGATCCCCGGGCAATGGTGACATTTCTCCAGAAATTGCAACGGGAGGGAGGGGCACCGCCAACGATTTTGAGTACCCACCCTGCGCCTCGCGATCGCCAGTTAATTGCCGAAAATTTAATCCGTTCTGGCCTCAGCAATGAATGCGTGGTTACCCCCCAGCCCCTCTGTGGCACCGATACCTTGGCCTATCAGCAACAACTGCGCTCCTTCTAA
- a CDS encoding DNA-methyltransferase, producing the protein MPFISKKEAFFQIKDIWLFNANGLDADLFTEPFIDLIVTSPPYNVGLEYRSVKDDVPYSDYLEFSKVWMSNCFNWTKMGGRFCLNIPLDKNKGGQRSVGADLTVLAQEVGWKYQSTVIWNEGNISRRTAWGSWMSPAAPYVIAPVELIVVLYKGEWRRKSDEKADITREEFLEWTNGLWTFSGESKKKIGHPAPFPRELPRRCIKLFSFPGDMVFDPFCGSGTTLVEAFANKRKGVGVEIDPRYAELAKERLLNEITLFDVINL; encoded by the coding sequence ATGCCATTCATCTCAAAAAAAGAAGCATTTTTTCAAATAAAGGATATATGGCTATTCAATGCCAATGGCCTTGATGCTGATTTATTTACTGAGCCTTTTATTGACCTGATTGTGACTTCTCCACCCTACAATGTGGGTCTTGAATATCGCTCAGTCAAAGATGATGTCCCCTACAGTGACTACTTGGAATTTAGTAAAGTTTGGATGTCTAACTGTTTTAATTGGACAAAAATGGGGGGGCGCTTTTGTCTCAACATTCCACTGGATAAAAACAAAGGGGGACAGCGTAGTGTTGGCGCGGATTTGACAGTTTTGGCTCAAGAGGTTGGCTGGAAGTATCAGTCCACTGTTATCTGGAATGAGGGTAATATTTCGCGGCGGACGGCTTGGGGATCATGGATGTCACCCGCAGCGCCCTATGTGATTGCGCCTGTAGAGTTAATTGTGGTGTTGTACAAAGGGGAGTGGCGGCGCAAGTCCGATGAAAAGGCCGATATTACCCGCGAAGAATTTCTGGAATGGACAAACGGTCTATGGACATTTAGCGGCGAAAGCAAAAAGAAGATTGGTCACCCTGCACCGTTTCCAAGGGAACTGCCGAGGCGATGTATCAAGCTCTTTAGTTTTCCGGGGGATATGGTCTTTGATCCCTTTTGTGGCAGCGGCACAACACTGGTGGAAGCTTTTGCTAATAAACGAAAAGGTGTCGGCGTTGAAATTGATCCTCGATATGCAGAACTGGCAAAGGAGAGACTCCTGAATGAGATCACACTTTTTGATGTGATCAATTTATAG
- a CDS encoding cysteine synthase A — MDIKQGFVGTVGQTPLIRLNYFSDLTGCEILGKAEFLNPGGSVKDRAALYIIEDAEKKGLLKPGGTVVEGTAGNTGIGLAHICNAKGYKCLIVIPNTQSQEKIDLLRTLGAEVRLVPAVPYKDPNNYVKLSGRIAAEMENAIWANQFDNLANRQAHYETTGPEIWQQTDGRIDAWVAATGTGGTYAGVALFLKEKNPAIRTVIADPMGSAIYSYAKTGTLCSTGSSITEGIGNSRITANLAGAPIDDAIQIEDQECLEIIYQLLHYDGLFMGGSVGINVGAAVRLAKELGPGHTIVTVLCDGGARYQSRLFNPEWLASKGLRVPEIKKR, encoded by the coding sequence ATGGATATTAAACAGGGTTTTGTCGGCACCGTCGGGCAGACGCCGCTGATTCGCCTCAACTACTTTAGTGACCTCACGGGCTGTGAAATTCTCGGTAAGGCAGAGTTCCTCAACCCCGGTGGCTCTGTCAAGGATCGGGCTGCCCTCTACATTATTGAAGATGCTGAAAAAAAAGGCCTTCTCAAACCCGGCGGTACGGTGGTCGAAGGCACAGCAGGCAATACGGGCATTGGCCTAGCCCACATCTGCAATGCCAAGGGCTACAAGTGTTTAATTGTTATTCCTAATACCCAATCCCAAGAAAAAATTGACCTGTTGCGTACCCTCGGTGCCGAGGTGCGCCTAGTTCCCGCTGTGCCCTACAAAGACCCCAATAACTATGTGAAGCTCTCTGGCCGTATTGCTGCTGAGATGGAGAATGCCATCTGGGCAAACCAGTTCGATAACCTTGCCAATCGCCAAGCCCACTACGAAACCACTGGCCCTGAAATTTGGCAGCAGACCGATGGCCGCATTGATGCGTGGGTAGCAGCCACTGGCACTGGGGGCACCTATGCAGGTGTGGCTCTGTTTCTCAAGGAAAAAAATCCTGCCATCCGCACCGTAATTGCTGATCCTATGGGCAGTGCCATCTATAGCTATGCGAAAACAGGCACTCTCTGTAGTACGGGTAGTTCAATCACTGAAGGCATTGGCAATAGCCGCATTACAGCGAACTTAGCAGGCGCTCCCATTGATGATGCGATTCAAATTGAGGATCAAGAGTGCCTTGAGATCATTTATCAACTGCTGCACTACGACGGCCTCTTTATGGGTGGCTCCGTGGGTATTAATGTCGGCGCAGCGGTACGCCTAGCCAAGGAACTCGGACCCGGTCACACGATTGTCACCGTGCTGTGTGATGGAGGTGCCCGCTATCAATCACGGCTCTTTAACCCAGAGTGGCTAGCCAGTAAAGGGCTACGGGTGCCAGAAATTAAAAAACGTTAA
- a CDS encoding phycocyanobilin:ferredoxin oxidoreductase: MSLRQHQHPLIQRLADRIEQIWRTFLALAPYTLPEDLGYVEGKLEGERLTIENHCYQAPPFRKLHLELARVGESLDILHCVMFPEPRYDLPMFGCDLVGGRGQISAAIVDLSPVTGELPAAYTSALSALPQLTFSQPRELPPWGHIFSPFCIFIRPQGDTEEQQFLDRIGEYLTLHCQLSQQAVPTDQPEAVIAGQRQYCHQQQQNDKTRRVLEKAFGSAWAERYMTTVLFDLPPAA, from the coding sequence ATGTCTCTCCGTCAACACCAGCATCCCCTGATTCAGCGGCTCGCCGATCGCATTGAGCAGATTTGGCGAACTTTTCTGGCCTTAGCGCCCTACACCCTGCCTGAGGATCTGGGTTATGTAGAGGGCAAACTGGAGGGGGAGCGGCTAACGATAGAAAACCACTGTTACCAAGCGCCGCCCTTTCGCAAACTCCACCTTGAACTGGCACGGGTGGGGGAAAGTTTGGATATTTTGCACTGCGTCATGTTTCCAGAGCCGCGCTACGATCTACCCATGTTTGGCTGTGACCTCGTGGGTGGGCGGGGGCAAATTAGTGCCGCGATTGTGGATCTCTCGCCGGTGACGGGTGAGTTGCCCGCTGCCTATACATCAGCCTTAAGTGCGTTGCCACAGCTCACCTTTAGCCAACCCCGTGAGCTGCCCCCTTGGGGACATATCTTCTCGCCCTTTTGCATTTTTATTCGGCCACAGGGAGACACGGAGGAACAGCAATTTCTCGATCGCATTGGTGAGTACCTCACACTCCACTGTCAACTTAGCCAGCAGGCTGTGCCCACGGATCAGCCGGAAGCCGTCATTGCCGGGCAACGGCAGTATTGCCACCAGCAACAGCAGAACGATAAAACCCGCCGGGTTCTTGAAAAAGCCTTTGGCAGCGCTTGGGCAGAACGCTATATGACCACCGTTCTCTTTGACTTGCCCCCTGCTGCCTAG